In Bacillus cereus ATCC 14579, a single window of DNA contains:
- the hemA gene encoding glutamyl-tRNA reductase codes for MHILVVSVNYRTAPVEFREKLTFQAAEIERAMTTLQNQKSVLENVIVSTCNRTEIYAVVDQLHTGRYYIKKFLADWFQLEIEEVAPYLTIFEQDGAIDHLFRVTCGLDSMVVGETQILGQIKDSFLEAQQVKATGTIFNELFKQVITLAKRAHSETTIGESAMSVSYAAVELGKKIFGELTDCHVLILGAGKMGELALQNLYGSGARKVTVMNRTLSKAEVMAEKYMGHAKSLSELQCALLEADILISSTGASEYVITKEMMTKVEKMRSGRPLFMVDIAVPRDIDPAIDELEGSFLYDIDDLQGVVEANRAERLKEAEKIQFMIEEEIVLFKTWLSTLGVVPLISALRDKALAIQSETMVSLERKIPNLSDREKKVISKHTKSIINQLLKDPILVAKEIAAEEGASEKLALFAKIFDLETEEVESRAEEVEHKRVWTPSVPSL; via the coding sequence GTGCATATTCTTGTTGTTAGTGTAAATTATCGAACAGCCCCTGTAGAATTTCGTGAGAAACTCACATTTCAGGCAGCAGAAATAGAGCGAGCGATGACTACATTACAAAATCAAAAGAGCGTGTTAGAGAATGTCATTGTGTCAACTTGTAATCGCACTGAGATTTATGCTGTTGTCGATCAATTACACACGGGCCGGTATTATATTAAGAAATTTTTAGCTGATTGGTTTCAGCTTGAAATAGAAGAAGTCGCGCCATATTTAACTATTTTTGAACAAGATGGCGCAATAGATCATTTATTCCGCGTAACGTGCGGTTTAGATTCAATGGTAGTCGGAGAAACGCAGATTTTAGGTCAAATAAAAGATAGCTTTTTAGAAGCGCAACAAGTTAAAGCAACAGGCACAATTTTTAATGAATTGTTTAAGCAAGTCATTACATTAGCAAAACGTGCCCACTCAGAAACAACAATCGGGGAAAGTGCAATGTCTGTTAGTTATGCTGCTGTTGAGCTTGGAAAGAAAATATTTGGCGAGTTAACAGATTGTCATGTGCTTATTCTTGGTGCTGGTAAAATGGGCGAACTTGCACTACAAAACTTATATGGAAGTGGTGCTCGTAAAGTAACAGTTATGAATAGGACGCTTTCGAAAGCAGAAGTAATGGCTGAGAAATATATGGGACATGCAAAATCGTTAAGCGAATTACAATGTGCATTATTAGAAGCAGATATTTTAATTAGTTCAACTGGTGCATCTGAGTATGTCATTACGAAAGAGATGATGACAAAGGTGGAGAAAATGCGCTCTGGTCGTCCATTATTTATGGTTGACATTGCAGTGCCGCGTGATATTGATCCAGCGATTGATGAGCTAGAAGGTTCTTTCTTGTATGATATTGATGATTTACAAGGAGTAGTGGAGGCAAACCGTGCTGAGCGTTTGAAAGAGGCAGAGAAAATTCAATTTATGATTGAAGAGGAAATTGTTCTATTTAAAACGTGGTTAAGTACACTTGGTGTTGTTCCATTAATATCAGCTCTTCGTGATAAGGCACTTGCAATCCAAAGTGAAACGATGGTAAGCCTAGAGCGAAAAATACCAAACCTTAGTGATCGTGAGAAAAAAGTTATTAGTAAGCATACGAAAAGTATTATTAATCAATTATTAAAAGACCCAATTTTAGTAGCGAAAGAAATAGCTGCTGAAGAGGGAGCGAGCGAAAAATTAGCGTTATTTGCAAAGATTTTTGATTTAGAAACGGAAGAAGTAGAGAGTCGTGCGGAAGAAGTAGAACATAAAAGAGTGTGGACACCATCCGTTCCATCTTTATAA